The following are encoded together in the Pleurocapsa sp. FMAR1 genome:
- a CDS encoding type 1 glutamine amidotransferase domain-containing protein gives MSQELNNKKIAILVADGFEQVELTKPKQAFEEAGAQAHIISPNSDKVQGWNHFDKADFFSVDVPLDNANPADYDALLLPGGVANPDQLRTQDKAVQFVKSFFDADKPVAAICHGPWILVEVDAVKGRIVTSWPSLQTDLKNAGASWVDREVVEDNGLVTSRNPDDIPAFNAKAIELFAKQTVAN, from the coding sequence ATGTCACAAGAATTAAACAACAAAAAAATAGCGATCTTAGTCGCTGATGGTTTTGAACAAGTAGAATTGACCAAACCCAAACAAGCTTTTGAAGAAGCAGGAGCGCAAGCTCATATTATTTCTCCCAATAGCGACAAAGTTCAAGGCTGGAATCATTTTGATAAAGCCGACTTTTTCTCGGTAGACGTTCCCCTAGATAACGCCAATCCAGCCGATTATGATGCTTTATTGCTTCCTGGTGGAGTAGCTAACCCCGACCAGTTACGTACCCAAGATAAAGCAGTACAGTTTGTTAAATCTTTCTTCGATGCTGACAAACCCGTTGCCGCAATCTGTCACGGCCCTTGGATTCTAGTTGAAGTTGATGCAGTAAAAGGTCGTATCGTTACCTCTTGGCCTTCTCTGCAAACCGATTTGAAAAATGCAGGTGCTAGTTGGGTCGATCGCGAAGTAGTAGAAGATAACGGTTTGGTAACTAGCCGTAACCCCGACGATATTCCCGCTTTTAACGCTAAAGCGATCGAGCTATTTGCCAAACAAACAGTAGCTAACTAA
- a CDS encoding aldo/keto reductase, with amino-acid sequence METRKLGNQGLEVSALGLGCMGMSEFYGKQDEKEAIATIHRALELGVTLIDTADMYGKGDNEELVGKAIGDSRDRVILATKFGILRGEDTNSRGVNGKPEYVHQACEASLQRLGIDTIDLYYLHRVDPEVPIEDTVGAMAELVQQGKVRYLGLSEAAPETIRRAQAVHPISALQSEYSLWSRDPEDKILPTVRELGIGFVPYSPLGRGFLSGQFKSPDDFPEGDYRRNSPRFQGENFHKNLELVDRVREIAQAKEVTPSQLAIAWLLAQGDDIVPIPGTKHRKYLEENVAAASITLTSDELKQIEAVAPQGVAAGDRYSDMSQVNR; translated from the coding sequence ATGGAAACACGCAAACTAGGAAACCAAGGACTCGAAGTTTCAGCCCTCGGACTCGGCTGCATGGGTATGTCAGAGTTCTATGGCAAACAAGACGAAAAAGAAGCGATCGCCACGATTCACCGCGCTCTCGAACTCGGTGTAACCCTGATAGATACGGCGGATATGTACGGCAAGGGTGATAATGAAGAACTAGTAGGTAAGGCAATAGGTGATAGTCGCGATCGCGTTATATTAGCTACCAAGTTTGGTATCCTTCGTGGAGAAGACACAAATTCTCGGGGCGTTAATGGCAAACCAGAGTACGTACATCAGGCTTGCGAAGCATCTTTGCAACGCTTAGGCATTGATACCATCGATCTCTACTATCTGCACCGTGTCGATCCTGAAGTTCCAATTGAGGACACTGTAGGGGCGATGGCGGAACTAGTACAGCAGGGCAAAGTCCGTTACCTGGGACTGTCGGAAGCTGCACCTGAAACCATTCGTCGCGCTCAGGCAGTGCATCCAATTAGCGCATTGCAAAGTGAGTATTCCCTTTGGAGTCGCGATCCTGAAGATAAGATCTTGCCTACCGTGCGGGAGTTGGGTATTGGCTTCGTGCCATATAGTCCTTTGGGGAGAGGCTTTTTATCAGGACAGTTTAAAAGTCCCGATGACTTTCCCGAAGGCGATTACCGTCGTAATTCCCCACGCTTTCAGGGAGAAAACTTTCATAAGAATTTAGAACTGGTCGATCGCGTTAGAGAAATTGCCCAAGCCAAAGAAGTAACGCCGAGTCAACTAGCGATCGCCTGGCTGCTGGCTCAAGGGGACGACATAGTGCCGATTCCTGGTACTAAACATCGCAAGTATCTAGAAGAAAACGTTGCTGCTGCTTCAATTACCTTAACTTCCGACGAACTGAAGCAAATTGAAGCTGTTGCCCCCCAGGGAGTTGCAGCAGGCGATCGCTACTCGGATATGAGTCAAGTTAATCGTTAA
- a CDS encoding TetR family transcriptional regulator C-terminal domain-containing protein translates to MNRANKRNELIQVGKEIVVQQGFKGTSLNDVLTKAGVPKGSFYYYFSSKEDFGLAIVDDFAQEYRDRFKTFLEDEKYSPLTRLRNYFEFKIAEMEAHHCNNGCLIGNLAQELSTQNELFRDRLNQIFAEWEQYFIRCLKAAYEAGEIEDICNFEVLAKFILSSWEGAILQAKVMKSTVPMQIFIKILFQQVLSISDFSKI, encoded by the coding sequence ATGAACCGTGCTAATAAACGCAATGAACTAATCCAAGTCGGCAAGGAAATTGTCGTCCAGCAAGGATTCAAGGGAACAAGCCTCAATGATGTATTAACTAAAGCTGGCGTTCCCAAGGGTTCATTTTATTATTATTTTTCTAGCAAAGAAGATTTTGGACTAGCGATTGTTGATGATTTTGCCCAGGAATATCGTGACAGGTTTAAAACTTTTTTAGAAGACGAAAAGTATTCTCCATTGACACGATTACGTAACTATTTTGAATTCAAAATTGCTGAGATGGAAGCTCATCACTGTAACAATGGTTGCTTAATTGGTAATCTCGCTCAAGAATTATCAACGCAAAATGAATTGTTTCGCGATCGCCTCAATCAAATATTTGCTGAATGGGAACAGTATTTTATTCGCTGTTTAAAAGCAGCTTATGAAGCTGGAGAAATCGAGGACATTTGCAACTTTGAGGTTTTGGCTAAGTTTATTTTGTCTAGTTGGGAAGGAGCTATTTTACAAGCTAAGGTCATGAAGTCTACAGTACCGATGCAAATTTTCATCAAAATTCTATTCCAGCAGGTTTTGAGTATATCTGACTTTAGTAAGATTTAG
- a CDS encoding dienelactone hydrolase family protein yields MGRFSKQKLVLGVIFLATLLISLGLGLVKPDALLAVHRHDYPSPTEIAMVEPKAPVVTETVEYVTIDGKAINGYYAYPKDSTKPLPGILAIHEWWGLNENIKAMTRRLAGEGYQVLAVDLYNGQIAKTPEKATQLVLEVTGNPLGAEANITKAYNFLAKEKQAPKIASIGWCFGGSWSLETALLFPQELDAAVIYYGGEIGTATEKQLATLEMPILGIFGAEDESIPVAKVKKLGSTLNKLGKEADIQIYDHAGHAFANPSGQNYVPKAAEKAWTETIDFLNKNLTDAS; encoded by the coding sequence ATGGGCAGATTTAGTAAGCAGAAGCTGGTTCTAGGAGTAATTTTTTTAGCCACGTTACTCATAAGTTTAGGGCTAGGGTTAGTCAAGCCAGACGCGCTTCTAGCCGTTCATCGCCATGACTATCCTAGTCCCACAGAGATCGCCATGGTTGAGCCAAAAGCACCTGTAGTCACAGAAACCGTTGAATATGTCACCATAGACGGCAAGGCTATTAACGGCTATTACGCCTATCCCAAAGATAGCACCAAGCCTCTACCTGGAATCCTAGCTATTCATGAATGGTGGGGATTAAACGAAAACATTAAGGCAATGACGCGAAGGTTAGCAGGAGAAGGTTATCAAGTTTTGGCGGTAGATTTGTATAACGGTCAAATAGCAAAAACTCCAGAAAAAGCAACACAATTAGTACTTGAGGTAACAGGCAATCCTTTAGGTGCAGAAGCAAATATTACAAAAGCCTATAATTTTTTGGCAAAGGAAAAGCAAGCACCTAAAATTGCTTCTATTGGCTGGTGTTTTGGTGGTAGTTGGTCATTAGAAACCGCTTTGCTGTTTCCCCAAGAGCTTGATGCAGCAGTAATCTACTATGGTGGAGAGATCGGTACAGCTACCGAAAAACAATTGGCAACTTTAGAAATGCCTATTCTAGGCATATTTGGGGCAGAAGATGAGTCAATTCCCGTAGCCAAAGTAAAAAAACTAGGATCTACTTTAAATAAACTGGGTAAAGAAGCAGATATCCAGATTTATGACCATGCAGGTCATGCTTTTGCTAATCCCTCTGGTCAAAACTATGTCCCTAAAGCTGCGGAAAAAGCTTGGACAGAAACTATTGATTTTCTCAATAAAAATTTAACTGATGCTTCTTAG